The following coding sequences lie in one Maniola jurtina chromosome 11, ilManJurt1.1, whole genome shotgun sequence genomic window:
- the LOC123869583 gene encoding uncharacterized protein LOC123869583, whose product MEAPSAYLLFLVFATLCAGSAYSDNDQDTSSVRKIELYNGVYVNIPEHNNGSRKLLSFEIDTSTSGENGETGRGKQKKLMKKILPMFILPFVFQSTLVPLFLGVLKFMLFKSLMIGKLALVLIIINAFKNSNSFKGRHDADIANLHYGYHGNGMEEYASYFNS is encoded by the exons ATGGAAGCACCGAGCGCGTATTTACTATTCCTCGTATTCGCAACCCTATGCGCTGGTTCCGCATATTCAGACAACGACCAGGATACGTCAAGTGTGCGGAAAATCGAACTTTATAATGGTGTATACGTGAACATTCCTGAACATAACAATGGATCCAGAAAACTGTTGTCGTTTGAAATTGATACGAGTACAAGTGGAGAGAATGGGGAGACAG GTCGAGGTAAACAAAAGAAGCTAATGAAGAAAATTTTGCCCATGTTCATCTTGCCTTTCGTCTTCCAGTCTACGCTCGTGCCTCTGTTCCTCGGAGTACTGAAGTTCATGCTCTTCAAATCATTGATGATCGGAAAGTTGGCGTtagttctaataataattaacgccTTTAAAAATAGCAATTCCTTTAAAGGCAGACACGATGCTGATATAGCAAATTTGCATTACGGATATCATGGAAACGGAATGGAGGAATATGCATCGTATTTTAATTCGTAA
- the LOC123869585 gene encoding protein apnoia, translated as MCRMFGVLSLAYVAIFLLTLVHCEDVSTSGLVDFISKDNNVGRTFGHNALKRLSFIFLPVMFTLGVISTLLMALAVISVKNLAIGVVLLIVAVSQAVSRLFSAAAPAPLVFHPRAELLPAPALPAPWPPTGPLLSPWGRSDNDATISD; from the exons ATGTGTAGAATGTTTGGAGTGTTATCCTTGGCCTACGTTGCTATTTTCTTGTTAACTTTAGTGCATTGTGAGGATGTATCGACCTCAGGGCTTGTGGATTTTATAAGCAAAg ATAACAACGTCGGCCGTACGTTTGGACACAATGCTCTGAAACGCCTCTCATTCATTTTCCTCCCCGTAATGTTCACACTGGGAGTCATCTCCACCCTCTTGATGGCTCTAGCTGTCATCTCTGTGAAGAACCTAGCAATCGGTGTTGTGCTCCTGATCGTAGCTGTTAGCCAG GCCGTTTCGAGGCTATTTTCTGCAGCGGCACCTGCACCCTTAGTGTTCCACCCACGGGCTGAGCTCCTGCCAGCGCCTGCTTTGCCTGCTCCATGGCCTCCAACAGGCCCTCTCCTATCGCCGTGGGGCAGATCCGACAACGATGCTACGATATCTGACTAA